The following coding sequences lie in one Cystobacter ferrugineus genomic window:
- a CDS encoding transposase family protein, translating into MQQMLTRLGLTFKEIVDPRASRGKRHGLGALLSLLVVGMATGRRVLRQVEALGEDLVREGTEPKGLRGAVSDTTLDRLLSQLGPEGWDEVLQQSVRTALEQGV; encoded by the coding sequence GTGCAGCAGATGCTGACGCGATTGGGACTGACGTTCAAGGAGATAGTGGACCCGCGGGCCAGTCGAGGCAAGAGGCACGGGTTGGGGGCGCTCCTGTCGCTGCTGGTGGTGGGGATGGCGACGGGAAGAAGAGTGCTGCGACAGGTAGAGGCATTGGGGGAGGACCTGGTGCGCGAAGGGACGGAGCCGAAGGGGTTGAGGGGAGCGGTGTCGGACACGACGTTGGATAGACTGCTCAGTCAGCTTGGGCCCGAGGGATGGGACGAGGTGTTGCAGCAGTCGGTGCGGACAGCACTCGAGCAGGGAGT
- a CDS encoding DNA-binding protein translates to MNRKTLYEAIRLEQVPGVARIGKTLRIRRAALLEWTAGKDRDSALGSRK, encoded by the coding sequence GTGAACAGGAAGACTCTCTACGAGGCGATCCGACTCGAACAGGTTCCCGGCGTCGCTCGCATTGGAAAAACCCTCCGCATCCGCCGCGCTGCCCTGCTAGAGTGGACAGCCGGTAAGGACCGTGATTCTGCGCTCGGGAGTCGGAAATGA